The Dioscorea cayenensis subsp. rotundata cultivar TDr96_F1 chromosome 19, TDr96_F1_v2_PseudoChromosome.rev07_lg8_w22 25.fasta, whole genome shotgun sequence genome includes a window with the following:
- the LOC120250203 gene encoding uncharacterized protein LOC120250203, producing MTSSPPPNDALQLVEIVQDDDNDPALVLARRDNLEIDLSGFPIDSSQNLDLVPVFHPRRLVSNPDHDLRVGQTFRDVSTCRRALRDAAIACNFEIQTVKSDKTRFTAKCASHGCPWRVHAAKLPGQSTFSIRTISATHTCDGITHPGHHQASVQWIASSVEQWLRENPHCKPKEILEEVHRVHGIRLSYKQAWRGKERVLALVHGSFEEEYKLLPKYCEEIKRTNPGSIASVYGHDDDRRFRRLFIAYHASIYGFVNGCRPVIGLDRVVLKNRYLGTLFLASGFDGEGALFPLAFGVVHEETDENWIWFLTELRMLLELNTVNMLRLTILSNMRKGVAEGVNINFPSAFHGLCMRHLTESFQKEFKNNMLVGLLWEAAQALTVADFDAKMMEINALSPQAAYWLNGVQYQLWATAHFKGSRFGLMMANLIELPIWIVEASSLPIIQMMECIRRQLMIWFSERREMSDQWSDLLVPSAFNHVSDPHQCAQEYQIMEANEAGLEVYSTHKGITNTVDIRNRCCSCYGWQVYGLPCSHAVTALISCGQNVYKFAENYFTVTSYRTAYSKTIHPIPDKSLWNVKDQLELVINPPRSVMPLLKPRKKRAQSHDGAPLKRVVHCSRCKQTGHFKSTCSAPV from the coding sequence ATGACGAGCTCTCCCCCTCCCAACGACGCCCTACAACTCGTCGAGATCGTTCAAGACGACGACAACGACCCCGCTCTAGTTCTTGCCCGCCGTGACAACCTCGAAATCGATCTCTCCGGCTTCCCCATTGATTCCTCCCAAAACCTCGATCTTGTCCCTGTTTTTCATCCACGAAGACTCGTCTCTAACCCTGATCACGACCTCCGTGTCGGCCAGACCTTCCGCGATGTCTCCACTTGTCGCCGCGCTCTCCGAGACGCCGCCATCGCTTGCAATTTCGAGATCCAGACTGTGAAATCCGACAAGACGAGGTTCACTGCTAAGTGCGCCAGCCATGGCTGCCCTTGGCGTGTCCATGCTGCCAAACTCCCAGGTCAATCCACTTTTAGTATTAGAACCATCAGCGCGACTCACACTTGTGACGGGATCACCCACCCCGGCCATCATCAGGCGTCTGTGCAATGGATTGCGAGCTCCGTCGAGCAGTGGCTTCGCGAGAACCCGCATTGCAAACCCAAGGAGATTCTTGAAGAGGTTCATCGTGTTCATGGGATTAGGCTTTCTTATAAGCAAGCTTGGCGAGGGAAAGAGCGAGTATTGGCTTTGGTTCATGGGTCTTTTGAAGAGGAATACAAGCTTTTGCCCAAGTACTGTGAAGAGATCAAGAGAACTAATCCGGGTAGCATTGCTTCGGTTTACGGCCATGATGATGACCGCCGTTTTCGGAGGCTTTTCATTGCTTATCATGCTTCAATTTATGGTTTTGTGAATGGTTGCCGCCCAGTGATTGGTCTTGATAGAGTTGTTTTGAAGAACAGGTATCTCGGAACTCTGTTCTTGGCTTCTGGTTTCGATGGGGAGGGTGCTCTGTTTCCGTTGGCTTTTGGTGTTGTTCATGAAGAGACTGATGAGAATTGGATTTGGTTCTTGACTGAGCTTCGAATGCTGTTGGAATTGAACACTGTGAACATGTTGAGGCTTACAATTTTGTCCAATATGCGGAAAGGGGTTGCCGAAGGAGTGAATATTAACTTCCCTTCTGCCTTCCATGGCCTCTGTATGCGCCATCTCACGGAGAGTTTTCAGAAggagtttaaaaataacatgcTTGTTGGTCTTTTGTGGGAGGCTGCTCAGGCCCTCACTGTTGCAGATTTTGATGCCAAGATGATGGAAATCAATGCACTATCGCCGCAGGCTGCTTATTGGCTTAATGGTGTCCAGTATCAACTATGGGCAACTGCTCACTTCAAGGGATCGAGGTTTGGGCTCATGATGGCCAACTTGATTGAATTACCGATTTGGATAGTTGAAGCTTCCAGTCTCCCAATAATTCAAATGATGGAGTGCATCCGGAGGCAGCTGATGATTTGGTTCAGTGAGCGACGTGAAATGAGTGATCAGTGGTCGGACCTTTTGGTGCCTTCAGCTTTCAACCATGTGTCTGATCCGCACCAATGTGCGCAAGAGTATCAGATCATGGAGGCGAATGAGGCGGGACTCGAAGTTTATTCTACTCATAAAGGAATTACTAATACAGTCGATATCCGAAACAGATGTTGTTCTTGCTATGGATGGCAGGTCTATGGCTTGCCTTGCTCACATGCTGTGACGGCACTAATTTCTTGTGGACAAAACGTTTACAAGTTCGCCGAGAACTATTTTACCGTGACAAGTTACCGGACGGCCTATTCAAAGACAATACATCCAATCCCCGATAAAAGCCTTTGGAATGTAAAGGATCAACTTGAGCTAGTGATAAATCCACCGAGGTCCGTTATGCCACTATTAAAGCCGAGGAAGAAGAGAGCTCAATCCCATGACGGGGCGCCATTGAAGCGAGTTGTGCATTGCAGCCGGTGCAAGCAAACAGGTCATTTTAAATCAACATGTTCTGCCCCTGTGTAG